The Patescibacteria group bacterium genomic sequence ATAAGCAGACAAATCCCCTTTTTTACAGGCAATATGATATTGACTACCATCTTTTCTTTTAGGATTTTTTGCTGTTGATTTAATCATATTTTTTAGCTATTAATCCATTTTTATATAATTTTATTAATTCAACCTTTAGTATTTTATTTTTTATTTGATTGCTTGTTTTTAAATAAACTTTTATATAATTTGGAGTAAACCCTGTATAAAAATTGTCTTTTTTTTCTTCAAATAAAACTGGTAAAACTTTTCCAATATATTTTTTCCTATTCTTGATATTCAACTTATCTCCTAAATTTCTCATTGCTTGAGCTCTTGTTTTTTTTATAACCGAATCAACCTGCTTATCAAAAGTACAGCTGGCTGTATTTTTTTTAGGAGAATATCTGAAAACATGAATTTTTGAAAACTCTGCCAATTTAACAAAATTATATGTTTGTAAAAAATCTTCATCCGTGGCTGAAGGAAAACCAACAATAATATCAGCACTAATAGTTATGTTTGATATTTGCTTAATTTTGTTTACAACTTTAATTAAATCTGTCTGAGTATAATTTCTTTTCATTAATGACAATATCCTATTAGAAGCTGACTGAACTGATAAATGAATATGTGGACAAATTCTTTTATTTTGCTTAATTAAATTAATTAATTCATCACTTAATAATGTTGGCCACAAAGAAGAAATTCTAATCCTCGGTATATTTGTAAAGACAAGAATTTGTTTTAATAATTCAACCAACCCATATTTATACTCGCCTATATTCGTTCCAACCAAAACAACTTCCTTAACCCCTGCTTGGTTTTTAAAATTTATTTCTTTTAAAATATCTTCTATTCTCTTACTATAAATATCTGGTCTTAAGAAAGGGACAACACAATAAGAGCAATAATTATTACACCCATGCTGAATTTTAACAAAAACTCTAGTTCTCTCAATTTTATCAAATTCTGCTTGTTTTGCGAAGGGGACTTTTGGTTTACAATTATCAAATAATTCAATTATTTTGTGCTTGACATTATTTTTAAACCAAACATCAACTTGTTTATTTATACTCTTGTCCTGAAATGTTTCCTCTGTCCAACAACCCGTAACAATAATTTTAGCAGATGGATGATTCTTTTTAATATGACGAATTAATTGTCTTGTCTCTTTAGCTGCTTTATTTGTTACACAACAAGCACTAATCAAACAATAATCAAACTTTTTATTATTCGATAAAATACCCGTCCCGTGCTTGACAATTAACTTTTCTTTTAATTCTTGTGATTCAGCCTGATTTAATTTGCAACCAAAAGTATGAAAAAAAACACTCATTTTAATCTTTTCTTCAATTCATTTACCAACTTATCTTGACTAACTATTTCTTGACTACCAGTATTCATATCCCTGATAATAATGGTATTATTAAGAACTTCTTCATGCCCAATAATTAGTGTTAATTTAACTTTTAATTTATTTGCTCTTTCCATCTGTGCTTTTAAGCTTGTTTTAGCGAAATTTTCGCTTACCCTTATCCTCTGCTTAATTAATTCAGAGAATAACTTTAATGCTTTAGCAGAAGCTATTTTCCCCACTTTTGCCAAGAAAATCTTAGGAGATTGATCTGGGATAATTTTAACTTTTTGAACTTTAATTTCTGACATTATCCTCTCAATCCCATAAGCCATGCCAACAGCGGGCGTTGTCCTCCCTCCAAGAGATTTAATCAAATTATCATACCTACCTCCCCCTCCTAATGCACTAGTTGACACCTTTTTATCGTCTTCAATATTTATTTCTGTATGGTCTGGCCAAATTTCCCAAACAGTTCGAGTATAATAATCAAGCCCTCTGACTAAATATGGATTTAAAATATAAGCAACATTTGCTTCATCAAGGTATTCTAAAGTTGATACAAAGTGATCCTTGCACAAATCACACAAATTATCAATTAGTTGAGGCGCATTAATGATTAATTCTTTGCAAATAG encodes the following:
- the mtaB gene encoding tRNA (N(6)-L-threonylcarbamoyladenosine(37)-C(2))-methylthiotransferase MtaB, translated to MSVFFHTFGCKLNQAESQELKEKLIVKHGTGILSNNKKFDYCLISACCVTNKAAKETRQLIRHIKKNHPSAKIIVTGCWTEETFQDKSINKQVDVWFKNNVKHKIIELFDNCKPKVPFAKQAEFDKIERTRVFVKIQHGCNNYCSYCVVPFLRPDIYSKRIEDILKEINFKNQAGVKEVVLVGTNIGEYKYGLVELLKQILVFTNIPRIRISSLWPTLLSDELINLIKQNKRICPHIHLSVQSASNRILSLMKRNYTQTDLIKVVNKIKQISNITISADIIVGFPSATDEDFLQTYNFVKLAEFSKIHVFRYSPKKNTASCTFDKQVDSVIKKTRAQAMRNLGDKLNIKNRKKYIGKVLPVLFEEKKDNFYTGFTPNYIKVYLKTSNQIKNKILKVELIKLYKNGLIAKKYD